Genomic DNA from Flavobacterium sp. N502540:
TAGTGCCAAAAACAAACATAACTGTATTGTTTCCAGGATTAGAAGTTATTCGATCAATATGTTGAATATTTGGTAAAATCTTATCAAATGAAGGGTCAACCAGTACCAAAATATTTTTTGGACTTTTATAATATTCATTAAATTTCTCGCCAAAGTTGTCCCCTTTATTGATTTTTACAATAGAAGCATCGCTTTTTTCGGTTAAAGAAACCTGAGGAAGGTAGGAGAAGGTTACAACCTGATTGTTATTGATCTCTTTACCGTCAATGGTGATTTTTGAAGAAACGGCTTTAGAGGCAGTCATTGAGAATTCTTGTCTGTAATTCGCTGCTGCATTGAAAGTTTGCAAGCCAATTTTTTTAAACTCTGATTCTATAAAAGCGGATGCTTTTTCAATACCGGGAGTAAAAGTTCTTCTGCCCTGCATATCATCAGCCGAAAGTATTTTCTCTATGCGAGTTACTTCCTTATTCGTAATAATTTTATCTATCGATTGTCCATGTACATTAAAACATTGACTTAGAACAAACATACTTACAATAATTTTTCTCATACTTTAGTTTTATAAATAAGGTTTTAGTTAATTCAAAAGTATGTTATTTATTTGCAAAACTTAGCGCTGGTAAGAATTTTTAATTAAAAAAAACTGACAACATTACTAAATTAGATTAGTGAAAATGGAGATCATAAAGCCACAATATAATTTTTGCTTAAAATTTGATTGACAGCATTTTTAATTGTTTTCTGGTTGTCCCACTATACGAAGTATTCATCTGTAACGCTGTGCAAATGTCTCTGACTTTGCCCCCGCAAAGTGATTGAGTTTTCTTCCAGAAGATATAATTTGGAAACGACTATTAATGTAAAGAGAATTCCGCCACAGCGGATATGAGTTTGAGGAGTATTACATAGGTATATATTTGTAAAATTAATAGGAATATGGGTTGCTATGAAATTTATTTTAAAAGAGGACTGTTGATTTTGTAAGGAATAATCTATTTTTGGTAAAAAAACTTTTTCAATAAATTAAAAACCTCAAGAAGAATGATTAAACTAGGAATGTTAACTTTTTTGATAACCTTTTTTTTAGCACCAAGTGGTTTTGCCCAAAATTGTTTTCCATCGGGAATTACATTCCGTAATCAGTCTCAAATAGACAATTTTTCCAAAAATTATCCAGGTTGTACTATTATTGATGGGAATGTATCAATAGAAAACGTTTCTAATCTTTTGGGGTTATCACAAATCAAATATATAGCAGGAAGTCTTGTTCTTAGATCGTCAATTAAAGATCTAAACGGACTAAATAATTTAACTTCTGTAGGTGGTGACTTAACCATTACTAATAATTTTTTGATAACTGATTTTAATGGACTAAATGGATTAAATTCGATTGGGGGAAATTTATTGATAAAAACTAATAATATTTTAGATAATGTTAATGGACTTGAAAGCCTTAAATCAATTGGAGGAGATTTAATTATAAATGATAATTATGTATTAAATAATATCGATGGTATTAAAAATGTTGCAACTATTGGAAAAAACCTAGTAATCAGTGCGAATAATAAACTTCTAAATATTAATGGCTTACTAAGCGTTACTGAATTAAATAATGATCTAGTAATCGAGTCAAATCCAATTTTGACTTCTTTGGGTGGTTTAAATAATTTAAAGACCGTAAAAAGAGATTTGAAAGTTAGGTTGAATAATAGTTTAAAAGATTTTCAAGGTCTAAATGGGTTGTCGTCAACAGGGCGTTTTTTTGATATCGAACTAAATAATAATCTTTCTACTCTAGCTGGTTTGGAGAATCTAAATACTATATATAGGTTATTTGTTTTTGATAATGATAATTTAATCAATTTTGAGGGGTTGAATAATCTTAAATTTATAAACGAAAATTTAACTTTATTTGGAAATGATAAATTGGTTTCATTAAATGGTTTAGAAAATGTTACATCAATAGAGGGAATGCTACAGATAAAAGCCTGCAATGAATTAGTAAATTTAACAGGATTGGCTGCTTTATCCAAAGTAGGAATTGCTTTTGAAATTTCAAATAACTTTGGTATGACAAGTCTGCAGGGTGTAAATAGTTTAGTTTCAACGGGAAATATTTCTATATCTGGTTGTAGATATCTTGAAAATTTAATGGGGC
This window encodes:
- a CDS encoding T9SS type A sorting domain-containing protein produces the protein MIKLGMLTFLITFFLAPSGFAQNCFPSGITFRNQSQIDNFSKNYPGCTIIDGNVSIENVSNLLGLSQIKYIAGSLVLRSSIKDLNGLNNLTSVGGDLTITNNFLITDFNGLNGLNSIGGNLLIKTNNILDNVNGLESLKSIGGDLIINDNYVLNNIDGIKNVATIGKNLVISANNKLLNINGLLSVTELNNDLVIESNPILTSLGGLNNLKTVKRDLKVRLNNSLKDFQGLNGLSSTGRFFDIELNNNLSTLAGLENLNTIYRLFVFDNDNLINFEGLNNLKFINENLTLFGNDKLVSLNGLENVTSIEGMLQIKACNELVNLTGLAALSKVGIAFEISNNFGMTSLQGVNSLVSTGNISISGCRYLENLMGLESVKNMNNRSFAVSYCDKLTSLKGVENIDHKTIGFVTIELNPLLSTCAIESICNYLANIEKSVTIRSNKSGCNSRDQVTAMCKSILSVDKNDPLLSTTLYPNPTVDKVNIDTKSECKMYIYNNIGQQLKELNLVVGYNEVNLDFLPSGTYFLRTENGSTLKILKK